In a genomic window of Apteryx mantelli isolate bAptMan1 chromosome 2, bAptMan1.hap1, whole genome shotgun sequence:
- the JMJD4 gene encoding 2-oxoglutarate and iron-dependent oxygenase JMJD4 isoform X2 produces the protein MDRATFACSTAFFRDYSSSSHTAFCLPTGHVDFIEKVESFTYSDFFRDYLIPNHPCIFSAKFTEGWGSRRNWVTWDGKPNFDYLLQKFGEAIVPVANCDVKEYNSNPKEQIPFKEYINYWKEHIKNDYRSSRGCLYLKDWHLSRTPFHADVFRSYSWSANICGRKKWLLYPPGQEEYLKDRHGNLPFDVTAPGLQDNSVYPRYTQSQPPVEILQEAGEIVFIPSGWHHQVYNLEDTISINHNWVNGCNVAIMWCFLQDELAAVQREINEWKDPMDDWHVQCQLIMKSCTGIDYKEFYNFLKVIAENRISVLENGLDDEALAKNTPKAAISTLGMLHAVFDLKRTVKVLTSLSANEDFKKLDLTSLSPPPEALLHHLKAAIDTALL, from the exons ATGGACAGGGCAACATTTGCCTGTTCCACTGCCTTTTTTCGTGACTACAGCAGTTCATCTCACACTGCATTCTGCCTCCCGACAGGACACGTTGACTTTATTGAAAAGGTAGAATCATTCACTTACTCAGACTTTTTCCGGGATTATTTGATTCCCAACCATCCCTGTATTTTCTCAGCTAAATTCACGgaaggctggggcagcaggagaaaTTGGGTTACTTGGGATGGGAAGCCTAACTTCGATTATCTGTTGCAGAAGTTTG GAGAGGCTATAGTACCTGTTGCCAACTGTGATGTCAAGGAGTACAATTCTAACCCAAAAGAGCAGATCCCTTTCAAGGAGTACATAAATTACTGGAAAGAGCACATTAAAAATGACTACCGTTCATCTCGAGGGTGCCTTTATCTGAAGGACTGGCACCTGAGCAG GACTCCATTCCATGCTGATGTCTTCCGTTCCTATAGCTGGTCAGCCAATATATGTGGGAGAAAGAAATGGTTGCTCTACCCCCCGGGACAGGAGGAATACCTAAAAGATCGCCATGGCAACTTGCCCTTCGATGTGACTGCACCTGGTCTTCAGGACAACAGTGTTTACCCTCGCTACACCCAAAGCCAACCCCCTGTTGAAATATTACAGGAAGCAGGGGAAATCGTCTTCATCCCCAGTGGATGGCATCATCAGGTTTACAATCTG GAGGATACCATTTCCATTAACCACAACTGGGTGAATGGCTGCAATGTGGCTATAATGTGGTGCTTCCTGCAGGATGAATTAGCAGCCGTCCAGCGGGAAATCAATGAATGGAAGGACCCTATGGACGATTGGCACGTACAATGCCAG ttgATCATGAAGTCTTGCACGGGTATAGACTATAAGGAGTTCTACAACTTCCTCAAAGTTATTGCAGAGAACAGGATTTCTGTCTTGGAAAACGGCCTCGATGACGAAGCTTTAGCAAAGAACACTCCAAAAGCTGCCATTTCCACCTTGGGCATGCTCCATGCAGTGTTTGATTTAAAGAGGACTGTGAAGGTGTTAACATCATTGAGTGCTAATGAAGATTTCAAGAAACTAGACCTGACGTCACTTTCTCCACCTCCAGAGGCATTGCTCCACCACTTGAAAGCAGCAATAGATACAGCGCTACTCTAA
- the JMJD4 gene encoding 2-oxoglutarate and iron-dependent oxygenase JMJD4 isoform X1, with the protein MDRATFACSTAFFRDYSSSSHTAFCLPTGHVDFIEKVESFTYSDFFRDYLIPNHPCIFSAKFTEGWGSRRNWVTWDGKPNFDYLLQKFGEAIVPVANCDVKEYNSNPKEQIPFKEYINYWKEHIKNDYRSSRGCLYLKDWHLSRAFPEQDVYTTPVYFTSDWLNEYWDAIGVDDYRFVYMGPKGSWTPFHADVFRSYSWSANICGRKKWLLYPPGQEEYLKDRHGNLPFDVTAPGLQDNSVYPRYTQSQPPVEILQEAGEIVFIPSGWHHQVYNLEDTISINHNWVNGCNVAIMWCFLQDELAAVQREINEWKDPMDDWHVQCQLIMKSCTGIDYKEFYNFLKVIAENRISVLENGLDDEALAKNTPKAAISTLGMLHAVFDLKRTVKVLTSLSANEDFKKLDLTSLSPPPEALLHHLKAAIDTALL; encoded by the exons ATGGACAGGGCAACATTTGCCTGTTCCACTGCCTTTTTTCGTGACTACAGCAGTTCATCTCACACTGCATTCTGCCTCCCGACAGGACACGTTGACTTTATTGAAAAGGTAGAATCATTCACTTACTCAGACTTTTTCCGGGATTATTTGATTCCCAACCATCCCTGTATTTTCTCAGCTAAATTCACGgaaggctggggcagcaggagaaaTTGGGTTACTTGGGATGGGAAGCCTAACTTCGATTATCTGTTGCAGAAGTTTG GAGAGGCTATAGTACCTGTTGCCAACTGTGATGTCAAGGAGTACAATTCTAACCCAAAAGAGCAGATCCCTTTCAAGGAGTACATAAATTACTGGAAAGAGCACATTAAAAATGACTACCGTTCATCTCGAGGGTGCCTTTATCTGAAGGACTGGCACCTGAGCAG AGCTTTCCCAGAGCAAGATGTTTACACAACCCCTGTGTATTTCACATCTGACTGGCTGAACGAGTACTGGGATGCTATAGGTGTGGATGATTACCGGTTTGTCTACATGGGACCTAAAGGTTCATG GACTCCATTCCATGCTGATGTCTTCCGTTCCTATAGCTGGTCAGCCAATATATGTGGGAGAAAGAAATGGTTGCTCTACCCCCCGGGACAGGAGGAATACCTAAAAGATCGCCATGGCAACTTGCCCTTCGATGTGACTGCACCTGGTCTTCAGGACAACAGTGTTTACCCTCGCTACACCCAAAGCCAACCCCCTGTTGAAATATTACAGGAAGCAGGGGAAATCGTCTTCATCCCCAGTGGATGGCATCATCAGGTTTACAATCTG GAGGATACCATTTCCATTAACCACAACTGGGTGAATGGCTGCAATGTGGCTATAATGTGGTGCTTCCTGCAGGATGAATTAGCAGCCGTCCAGCGGGAAATCAATGAATGGAAGGACCCTATGGACGATTGGCACGTACAATGCCAG ttgATCATGAAGTCTTGCACGGGTATAGACTATAAGGAGTTCTACAACTTCCTCAAAGTTATTGCAGAGAACAGGATTTCTGTCTTGGAAAACGGCCTCGATGACGAAGCTTTAGCAAAGAACACTCCAAAAGCTGCCATTTCCACCTTGGGCATGCTCCATGCAGTGTTTGATTTAAAGAGGACTGTGAAGGTGTTAACATCATTGAGTGCTAATGAAGATTTCAAGAAACTAGACCTGACGTCACTTTCTCCACCTCCAGAGGCATTGCTCCACCACTTGAAAGCAGCAATAGATACAGCGCTACTCTAA